The region GGTGGAGATCGTGGAGGGTACGTGAGGTGAAAAGTTGGATGGTTATTTTGAATATACAAGCTGCTTTTTAGCTCCATAACTGTGTGTGTTCaaggtttgttttaaaaaagggttGAAGTTTTGGGGGCCATAATTAGTGTCCTTGTTTAGTTGATGTCCAGTTTCTCCCTTCTGACCCttcacctctctctctatcccttCTGTCATTTGTAACTGCATGAAAGAATCCCCCAAAATACAAATGAGTAgataataaaatttaaaaatatggGTAAGAAtattttccctctctgcatAAACCACAGTATTAAAACAATTTGCTGCTGAAACTTTACTCATGTGACCTCAGATTATCATTGAAATAAATGCTCATTTAGAGGATTTGTTCATGTGTAAATTctattttgttgtgtgtttacaacaaaagtttacatgaataaaaaaatgtaattggGAATGTTTAAGGGTTAAAGGTCATCACTCACCCATGGCTGCAGCAGTGCGGAGGTCCATGGCAGTGGTGGCGGCTTGAGCCCCTAAAAGGccgagcagcagaagaaacaACGGTGTGTTAAGCGTCATGGTGACAGAGGAGCGAGGGAtacaggcggcggcggcggtctCAGCCCGGAGCGCAGGAGGGCAGAAAGCAGACGGAGCAGGGTGAAGGGAGCGCCAGGCGAGGGGGACAGTCACAAAGTGAGACTGAGGGACTctgagctgcaggttatcaaTGCAAGTGGTTCACGCAGTCTCACAgacgcccccccgcccctcccgaaggtgtgtgtgtgtgggaaagagagggaaataCCTGCCCTGGGAGGACCTAAAAtggtggaaacacaaacacaccttgaTATGGCTAAGATGGACAggtagttgtgtgtgtgagggagagtggTGCTCAAATATGTGAGGGTGtacagtacgtgtgtgtgtgcgtgtgtgtgtctggctggGGGTAcaggagctgctggggtttGGTGCAGAGGGTGCGCCAACATGACCACTCGAGGTCGGATTTGGCCAAAGCTCAAATAAACACCGACATgaattcctcttttctctgcgtGTTCCATCGTatagcaaacacacatttacggTGCGGAAGTGAAGGAGAGCCGTCACACACAGCCAGCACTGTTCCcgcaatgcattctgggatgtacgtgtgtgtgtgtgtgtgtgtttttgtacaacTTGATAATGTGAGCATATTCcaaggtttgttttttccatctgaaTATTCCAGATCGATCCGTCTGCCTCTGTCCGCACACTTTGAGTCAATGTACAATTCTAAAGCTGCAAGCTTGATTTGACGCATAAATTTCAACAGAGATTCTGAATGCAGCGGCACAAACAGGCAAAAATTCATTGCGGACGCTTGCGTCTCGTTTCCATCACTCTCGTCTTCAGCGTCTGGTAGGCAGAGGGCCCCAGAGGAGTAAACACAGTAGGAAAACACACTTTCATCAATGCGCTCATATACAGCTTTAATCTCTCCAGAGACCAGCATAGAGGGCCGTCTTTATCCTCTGGCGGCCTGTTCCGCCCAACCCAACCCCACATTCCTGCAAacacccccttcctcctcttccacatccacacacacttaCGATCCGAACAAGCCGCAATTGAGGAGGTTGTCAAGAATGAAAGAGGAGCTGCACGAAGGCTGTACGGTAACTAGCTGGACACATTTCCTACtgatgactctgtgtgtgtgtatgtatgtcacacacacacacacactagtatCAACAGGCATACACAAAGATTcttcacaaacaaacaagttatGTAACATTTTGTAACATTTTTAACTCCACAACATGAAGGCATTTCCATCTGTCATTCATCATCGATCTCATcgcatttatttcacatttatctTTTAAATGATCAGTTTACACCAATGTTTGAGGTTTAATTTAAATCCTAGTTTTTTCCTAATTCCTGTTACTGTAACTAAACGTGCAGGTAAAGTTGTGAAACAATAGGTTTGTTTATGAACAGTATTTATTTCCTTCTTAGTCTGTTTTCTCATTCAGCAGAAAAtgagacagaagaaaacaacacagaatgtttgtttttaccaGAAAAAGGAAATCTTCCCGTAAATACTGTTTCACCGCTTGCACATCGCCTTGGCAACGATATTCCCAGAACCAAGATAGAAATGGAAACCAAGTCCTGGATCTGTGGTAGTGTTCCATATTCGGTGATGCTACTTATGGAAAAGTGTATTTACTATCAACATGCTTAGGCCAGATATATTTGCTCAGATCggctctgtttttattttcacattttgaaGGTTAACCACCTATTAATTTTTATCAAATCATTTGGTTTCCACCGACATTCACCCTAACTCCCCTGAGCCCGCTGATCTATTTGTTGTATCAAACCAAAAACCAACAACCGAAAGAGTCCAGAACCAGAAAACCCAAAAGACTGGAGGATGTCCAAACCATGTTTCTGCTTGGATCCCTTTGGCTATATCAATAAACTTTATCAACTGATATCAATGGAGGGTCTCAGCAGTCCAGTCtccgtgcatgtgcgtgcgtgcgtgtgcgtgcgtgtgtgagagagagagagagaggagagagagagagagaggagagagagagagagagagagagcagtcaCATGTTTTAGAAAGACTGAAAATTTGTGTTTGACCACATCCATAAATATTCAAACAAGTTCTCTTTCTTTAAGTCTTGGAATACTGTGCAAATATTGACACGGTGGAATCGGACTGAACCGAAACATCCCATCCTTGTGCTCACACATAGAGATATACTCACagaaacacgcacgcacgcacacgcagagcgtcctgcagctgtgttctgAGACGCCCTCTGTTCACTGCAGCAATGTCCAGGAAAAATTAACGCAACTCAGAAAAAGAGGCTCTAGATCTCATGCCTCTGTCCGTGAATAGGGGAGATATTCTGCAGCGGGAGAGTCATTTGTATGTGTTTATGCTGCACTTCTCTTGCCAACAGTAACAGCTCAGTAGCCAGTGAGCAGGAAGAAAGAGGTTcattaaaaaacccaaacatagCCGTTACATAACCAACAGTTCTGTTCGTCCCAGAACCCTCATCCCcatcttcttccccctcccacGCCTGCTGGCAGAGCCCACCCAtcatcctcttctcctcccataGCAACAGCTCAtctcagctctcctcccttGTTCCCAGGCCAACATTCTGCTTCatatctccaccccccccaccccccaccccccacacacacttctttatGTGCTCCCCTGGTCCCCGCCGCCTCCTCTCCGCTCTCATCAAAACTCCCACGTCATCAGCCGAGCTTCGCCTCAGACTTCTCGTGTGGCAGGAGTGCGATCCCGGAATACCAACTAGAGTCAGAGCCAGAAAacttttgcatttattttagtGAGGGGGCAACAAAAATTATCATGCTAGTCCCAGAGTCTTAGGAAATGCCTGGAGCTCTTTCAGAGGTGGGATTTAGGTTCAAACAGACTTCCAAAGACCAAACAGTGCAGAAAGTGCAGTGTGTGAACACAACAGATGGCAATGCAGATTAAGGATTTCTGACGTTTCAGTGATTATATCAGATTCTTCCACTTCACAACTACAACTTTTTCTGCACTGACTGTTTAGACATCGTACTTTTGTCTGAAAATCcggctaaaaaataaaatcccggCATGAAAGGGCTTCAGGAACGACGAAacagcgcccccctgtggcctAAACACACAGAGTCTATGAGTCTTTTATTTGTAACACGACGCTTTTAAACAACACATGGAGCTCTGTGTGAGGTGCTTGTGTGTTTATGCATTTCTAATTTCGGGCCTATAAACGTCAAACCAGGCAGAATCATCACAATTTTCACTTATGGAATAGTTACAGATATTTACAAATAAATTAACACTCGCATCGGCTTACATTTATACTAGTGTATTACACGCCATTTATTAAATGTTCATAAACAAAATTCTTAATGGCCGTGGGAAAATTATACATTTCCCCAATTCCTTTTCCTCCGTGTTATTTTCTAATTTTTCACTCAAAGGTAGATGGAGAATTACACAGCAATTAGATGCTCCAAAGTCAAGCTGCTTCAATAAAAACAGTCCCTGAAGCAACAATATGTTCAACTGCTGATTTCAAGTGGTGCAAATCAACTTAAATAATGGATTAACGGCAGTATTTACTGCTGCCAAGCGACCGGCATCCTGCCACACCTGCTGACTGAGAACATCTTCACTGACATAAATGGGAAATATCCTTGTATTTACAGCCATATTAAAGACACGGTCACGTAGACACATGTGCAGTCAAAAATGAATAGAGGAGAAATCGCAGTGGAAGTGGCTATGAATCTCTTGAGGGCTGTCATACTCGATCTTGACACAAGGGGGAACTGGAGGGCTTTCTGGAGAAGCGGGGCTGGTCTGGGAAGGCAGCAGAGAAGCAGCTGTGGTGGGGGTGATCTCCGCACGGAGGCGAGGGGGCCGCAGCGTTGACACAGGAGGGAGGGCGGCACTagaagtggtggtggtgcaACTACTGGTGTGAGTCTGAGCGTGTGATGGACCCTGAGGGTTGGCGAGTGACGGCACAGGGTCGCCCAGCGGGAAGAATGAAAGGGGAGGCAGGGTGGTGGAGGCAGGTGGCTGGTGTTCTCGGGCACCTCCTAAATTGGCCGTGAAAGTGGGGGGGCACGGAGCATGCTGCTGGATGGCTGTCTGACTGTACATGTTGCCCCAGGGATATGACTGGTACGCTGCCATTCCAccttaaacacacatttgaataCATCTGTCACATCAGTGAGTGAATCAACGTACATTTTTATCCCCTTCACCAATAATTAAATGCATGGCTGTTctatataaatatttatatactgttttatttaaacctCGTAAGCTGCATTAGCTGTTCACAACCTAGCGTGCGCATCAACATGGGGATCATAAAGTTACTTTAGAAACGAGCATCAACTGCAACTGCACTGTGTCCAAcatgttaccatggtgacccaGTCAGACATAGCTTGCTAAATCATTAATCTTGCTCCATCGTGCCCCCCACGAGGCGAGGCCAGTCCATGGTCATTCATGCTGCCTCAATAAATAACGCAGCCAGGTGTTCTTTATTTTCGTCCTGAAAAGCCCCAGAGGGGCCCCGGTTTATGAAGATTTATGGAAGgaattttaacatttattttgtgaTTTTTAGACAAACCTTGATGTGAACACAACGCCGGCTCACAGGACATTCCGCTGGCAccatatctttaaaaaaatgttcctcTGTCTTCAGCTGGAACTGATTCTAACTTATAAAATCAGTTTCagaccacctcctcctcaacctcccccctcctcatcatcattctGATTTCAGAGACTCACCGTGATGACCAGCTGACTGCAGCAGGATTTGTCCCGTGTTCTGGGACTGGAAGTAGGCGTGGCCTCCGGTGGAGTAGGTCATCAGGCTGGCTGAGTTCCCGCCGGGTCCAAAGGTCAGATAAGATGTCGGGTTGGATTCTGGAGCGTTGGGGGTGAGATATGGAGACGGGGTGAGGTAAGTCATTCGGGAGATGGACGGCTGAGGTtggtgctggggctggggctggctGGTGGGGTAAGCAGACTGGAACTGGTACTGGAGGCTGTTGTTCTGCTGGCTGGAGGTCAGATAGTCGAACTTCTCCCCAAAATCAAATAGTGAACTGAGGACAGAACATAAAGACACTCAGGCAGGTTCTGGACACATGAAGCAGGCGGTTATTTTGTCAACTCTTAACATTTGCTCAACAATTAAAATGGTCCCCATCCAAAGACAAACTAATGGAACTTTAGTCATGTGGATCGTAGCGACTGCCCAACAGGCAGATGGAGTTTAGTACAGCATGTGAGTCATCTCCAGCCATGTTTTCAGAAATATCCCCGAGTGCCGGCAGAAGCCGACTCCCCGCCATTACAGGCGCCATCTGAGGCATCATTATATCAGTATTTCACAGGATGTCGTGCTCGTGTCTCCGTCCCGCCAGCCCCCTGTCCTCCTGTCAGCGCTTGTACTCGTTGTCTCTGTTCAAATCATCGTCTAGTACCGGTATTTGTGTCACTGCTGGCTGGGAGCGGCTCTGACCTGGTGTCTGTCTGCAGAGACAGCAGGCTGTCGCGGTGGTGCAGCGACGAACCGCCCTCCGAAGCGTCCAGAAACAAAGGTGGGGTGTGAGCCAGGGCGTTGTGGAGAGGCGGCGTGGGGTTAGCGGGATTGTAATTCGTCTGGAAAAGTGGGAGACTGGCTCGGcgaaggggtggggggctgtGCATGGGGCGCGGCTGGTATTCCGCTAACACCCCCTGAGAGGAAATCTGGTTCTGGCCCCCATCTCGCACTTGGGATTGGGCTGAGGGATGACAAATAGAGGTTAAGCACTGAAACCTGCCCTTGCTGGTGTGCAGACTGTGAAGGTCTGTCTTAAAAAAGagctgtgtgtgaatgtggaCACCTGGACTGGTGATGGTTGGCAGCAAATTACTATATGAAGGAAAAGTCTGGCTGGACAGAGTCGGGAATGAAGGCACTGCGGAGGACAGCTGAGGCGGCTTGTTGCCATAATGCCCAGAAAATGAGGGCACTGCCTTACTGAAAACCAAAAGGATCGTTAGGCAACACCTCAAATTACACTAAGATACAGCTTTGGCTGGATAATCTGGGACGACACTGCTGGGGTACCTCACTTTGGGCAGCGATTTACCGCGCTGTTGGTGCGgggagccgctgctgcagccaacTTGGGTCTGTTTGACGTCAGCCTTCGCTGTTTGGGAGCGCTCCGCTTTCCTCCACTTGGCCCTACGATTCTGGAACCAGACCTGGGACACGGAGCCCCATAAAGTAAATTGAAATAGTCACAGGAGGaactgtccctctctctctctgttgcaaACATCTGATGATGGTGGTCTAACCATGATTCTTTGAGGCGTGACACCGACTGAAGCAGCGATTgctttcctcttctctgcatCGGGATAATGATCCTCCTGGAACAGGCCCTCTAAATGTTCCAGCTGATCTGCAGGAACAAACACACGGACACAGACATCCAGATTATTCCAGAATAACCCTGAGAACAACGTGAAGGGGCTGACAGTTCCTGTTACCGGTGCTGTAGAGTGTTCGCGACTTCTTCTTTGGTGCAAGAGGCTGTAGGCAGTCCATCACATCCAATCCAGGTAATAAAGAGAAGTTGAGggcccggccccggccccgagTGCTGTAGCGGATGGAGCGGCGAGTGGAGTAAACCTGGGTTATCTCCATCTGCACAAAAATTAATAAGAGTCAAATATTTAGTGTGTTTCCTTGACACAGGAGCAGAGTTTGCATGCTTTTCTACTGCGGTATATTTTACTGTAGAAGAGTGCTTAAGGATGACGAACAGTCCTTGTGTTTAATGTAATTATGGTTCTAAATGTGAGCAAACAGACTGTTCCCACCTCAAGAGGCTGAGGGCGTGGCTGTGGGAGGGTGTGGGGCAGCAGAGGGCTCAGAGGCCTTTTGGTCCCATGGAGCTGAGGAAGCGCAGGCTGGATGGAGACCGGCGGTTGTGAGGAGCACAACGTGGGAACAGGAGGGCCTGTGACCCCCGAGCCCATGTCGAGAGGATCAGAAAGGTCACAGCTGTTCAGCACTCCAACTGGAGGCTCTGACAAAGCCGGGCTGTCCTCGGAGCTCACTGCCAACATCTCCCGTGTTTGAAcggtgtttttctcctcctgttgcTCACTAACCCTTTTGAAACATTTTCTGTTTCTCCCTCGTTCACTCagcttccttcctttcctctttctgctcctttttttcTCATCCCTCTCATCCGAACTCTTCctgtccttttcttcttcacgGGTTTCTGTTCCCTGGTTGTTTTCAAACCCCTCGTCTACCTGCGCCTCCCCCACTTCCTGCCTCACCACCGTGTCTTCTGCCTCAGGTGCCGGCATGTTTGACTCAGCTTTCATTCctttcacctcctgctcctcttctcgaACCACCTCGTGCGCTGCCTCTTCACCATCCCTCTGTTGTAATACCTGCACCTCTTCTTCCATCCTCCTATTTCTTTGACTCTGGTCATTCTTGGATTCCacagcctccagctcctcacaaAGAAGACTTGGACAATCTGTAACAGAATAGAGTGAAAGTTTTCTGTCCAGGGTCGGTAACCTGACATCTAGTCATCTTCTGCAAAAACAAGCCTGCCAAaatattcctgtttttattttcttctgagaATTACTTCAAATTATCTTGTGGAACTCCTGAGACTAGAATAGACTTTTAGGTTTTTGATATTAGGACGGATTAAAGTGAACAATCATGTTTTCTGTCCCTGATGTTCTCAGATTCTTCGCGCGATAACTATACTAAAAGTGAGGTTTAGCACCATCTTGTGGTGGGAAATGGTACTGCAAGAGCTAGTTTATCAGCTTTTTGGGGTGGATACATTAAAAAAGGTGCTCATAAGCATTATTCACCAATAATGGTAATTTAATCTTGCTGTACGTTTTACTGAAAGCAACATTCAACCCCCATGGAGAACATTAAATGCAAACGCATTAATATGGAAAATAGAGAGTGCACAGCGTGAAAAGCCTGCTAAgaatttattttggttttttcttGTGTGCAGATTTCACctcctacacagctgactttgCTTGTATATGTTTTGAATGACATGAGCTCATGAATGTTACATACGTGACAGTCCA is a window of Takifugu flavidus isolate HTHZ2018 chromosome 21, ASM371156v2, whole genome shotgun sequence DNA encoding:
- the LOC130518658 gene encoding uncharacterized protein LOC130518658 isoform X2, which translates into the protein MEEEVQVLQQRDGEEAAHEVVREEEQEVKGMKAESNMPAPEAEDTVVRQEVGEAQVDEGFENNQGTETREEEKDRKSSDERDEKKRSRKRKGRKLSERGRNRKCFKRVSEQQEEKNTVQTREMLAVSSEDSPALSEPPVGVLNSCDLSDPLDMGSGVTGPPVPTLCSSQPPVSIQPALPQLHGTKRPLSPLLPHTLPQPRPQPLEMEITQVYSTRRSIRYSTRGRGRALNFSLLPGLDVMDCLQPLAPKKKSRTLYSTDQLEHLEGLFQEDHYPDAEKRKAIAASVGVTPQRIMVWFQNRRAKWRKAERSQTAKADVKQTQVGCSSGSPHQQRGKSLPKVSKAVPSFSGHYGNKPPQLSSAVPSFPTLSSQTFPSYSNLLPTITSPAQSQVRDGGQNQISSQGVLAEYQPRPMHSPPPLRRASLPLFQTNYNPANPTPPLHNALAHTPPLFLDASEGGSSLHHRDSLLSLQTDTSSLFDFGEKFDYLTSSQQNNSLQYQFQSAYPTSQPQPQHQPQPSISRMTYLTPSPYLTPNAPESNPTSYLTFGPGGNSASLMTYSTGGHAYFQSQNTGQILLQSAGHHGGMAAYQSYPWGNMYSQTAIQQHAPCPPTFTANLGGAREHQPPASTTLPPLSFFPLGDPVPSLANPQGPSHAQTHTSSCTTTTSSAALPPVSTLRPPRLRAEITPTTAASLLPSQTSPASPESPPVPPCVKIEYDSPQEIHSHFHCDFSSIHF
- the LOC130518658 gene encoding uncharacterized protein LOC130518658 isoform X1; translated protein: MRVAMDECCDLTEEFDCPSLLCEELEAVESKNDQSQRNRRMEEEVQVLQQRDGEEAAHEVVREEEQEVKGMKAESNMPAPEAEDTVVRQEVGEAQVDEGFENNQGTETREEEKDRKSSDERDEKKRSRKRKGRKLSERGRNRKCFKRVSEQQEEKNTVQTREMLAVSSEDSPALSEPPVGVLNSCDLSDPLDMGSGVTGPPVPTLCSSQPPVSIQPALPQLHGTKRPLSPLLPHTLPQPRPQPLEMEITQVYSTRRSIRYSTRGRGRALNFSLLPGLDVMDCLQPLAPKKKSRTLYSTDQLEHLEGLFQEDHYPDAEKRKAIAASVGVTPQRIMVWFQNRRAKWRKAERSQTAKADVKQTQVGCSSGSPHQQRGKSLPKVSKAVPSFSGHYGNKPPQLSSAVPSFPTLSSQTFPSYSNLLPTITSPAQSQVRDGGQNQISSQGVLAEYQPRPMHSPPPLRRASLPLFQTNYNPANPTPPLHNALAHTPPLFLDASEGGSSLHHRDSLLSLQTDTSSLFDFGEKFDYLTSSQQNNSLQYQFQSAYPTSQPQPQHQPQPSISRMTYLTPSPYLTPNAPESNPTSYLTFGPGGNSASLMTYSTGGHAYFQSQNTGQILLQSAGHHGGMAAYQSYPWGNMYSQTAIQQHAPCPPTFTANLGGAREHQPPASTTLPPLSFFPLGDPVPSLANPQGPSHAQTHTSSCTTTTSSAALPPVSTLRPPRLRAEITPTTAASLLPSQTSPASPESPPVPPCVKIEYDSPQEIHSHFHCDFSSIHF